aaaataactgcaaaGTTTTGGAGAGTCAGAGGGCATGTGGTGCTTATGGAATTGGTTGGACAGAATGTTAATTTTCTGAATGTTTGAAAGTTCAGTGAGGGAAGTCAGCATTATTATTCCACCTTGCAAATAGAGGCTGGGATGGAGGAATCGGagacagagaaagggaaagaaatgttCAATCCTTGTAGGAAGTTGCAGAACTTGCAGAGACTTCAGCCAGCTCCTCCTGCTCATTAGCATggagcagtgtttcccaaccttgataTTTTAAGAAGTGTGCACGGCTTGCTAAGGaaatctaggagttgaaatctacaaatcttacagttgccaaggctgagaaacagtgACATACAGTAGAGACTTCAAAGTAAGTATTTTCTGTTAAAAGATTTCCAAACATGGATTTGGGTCAATGTCATTTGAAGTCTTGGAAGGCAACAACCTGCTAGGGAACATTAGCGTCTACAATCCCATGACCTACTAAACCAGCTTAAAACTGGGGAGCAGATTTTCCTTGTAGACTTCCAGATACATGGATAAAGGCAAAATGCTTGCTTGGAGCTCTTGTGGTGAGCTGCAGTTTTTGCTGATGGTTGGCTTAATTTGACTTGGGGAATCAGTTCTGTAAATAGTACTGCTGATCGAATGATTTCATAAAAAACAGTTATCACCTCAAATGAAATATTGTAAAATCATTATATCTACAACTTGTAATCTCATTTTAATCTAATTTTTACTTcatgtttttccttctcttccaggCCCGCCCTAGAGAAATTGAAAGCAATGAACGATGGCCATTCCCATTTCATCCATCACCTCCAACTCTGGGCAATCCACCTCAAAACCAACCTTTAAATTCTGGGTTTTGTTATCCAAAGGAGATAGTTTACCCTCTAATAATGGCTGTAATAGAACTAGCAAGGAATGCTGCTGCTAGGCCTCCTAGTCCCCCAGGGCCTCTAGGACCTCCCAGACCCCCAGGGTTTCCAAAGCTTCCAGGACCTCCCAGATTCCCAGGGTTTCCAGGTCCCCCAGGGCCTCCCAGACCTCAAAGACCTCAAAGACCTCAAGTGCCTGAGGGGCCTATGGGTCCTGTATGGCCCATGGGTCCTGAGGGTCACCCTGGTCTCATACCTCCTGAGAGCCCTCCACAACCCATAAATCCTGAAAGTTTTCCATGGCCCATGAGTCCTGACAGCCACCACCAAGACATGAATTCTGAAGGCCCCATGGGGCCCGACAGCCACTACCAAGACATGAGTCCTGAAGGCCCCGTGGGGCCCAAGGATCATGACAGCCACCCCCATGACATGAGTCCTGAAGATCCCATGGAGCCCATGAATTCTGAGCACCACCCCCAAGGCATGTGGCCTCATGTGGAGTCCGTGTAAAGTGGAGGCAAAACCTGCTTTGTTGATTGGTAAGTCCTGTCGAAACATTTCATATCGGAAGGGAATATTCTTGTAGGCTACATTCCAAGATGGCCAATAGTTTTAGCCTTCCCAAAGGACAGGGAAGTTGTTTCTTCAGGCATTGGCCCAGGATGGAATGGAATCATGGAATTAACAAAATGAATCGTTCTGGGATGTTGGAATGTGTATGTTGGAGGGGGGGGTTTGGcgtttttgttttccttgctgTAAGCCATCAAGGATCACTCTGTGAGAGATAGGTGGTTATATAACTTATACCAAGAGTACCAAGAGATGAAAATCTTTGGATGAAGCTATCTTGTACAAGAACCAGAAAACAATTCCTCACTGTTTGCCCAGTTTGGTTCTTCTGTAGAGGAGGTGCTCAAATATTTTCAGGTGGTAaaaacttactttttaaaaaaaaaatctaataatttcCATAACCCCAGTCAAGTGCTGAATCCCAGTCAACCAGTGATGAAAAGCGAATATGTTGAAGTAAAGTTTGTGGTATTCTTGACAATATAGTTTTACTTTATAACAAGAAGGCCTAAATTCTTAGTAATATATTATATACTGTAGTAATGTATTATATACTTAGTAATATATTAttttctgaaccacctgctgccattgctaccggatcgcgtgatccggtccgaaccaggagcatttcaccactgtgttggAGGGGTGAGTGGGGCTggtggtttttttctctctctcttgttgtaAGCCATCAAGCTTCACTTTGTGAGAGGTAGATGGTATTTAACTTCTGCTCTTTACCAAGAGATGAAAAGCTATGTTGCCAAGAACCACCAAACAACTATTGCCCAGTTTGGTTCTTCTGCAGTAGAGGTACTGAAACATTTTCAAGTTGTAGcacctgatttaaaaaaaaaaatctgataattACCAGAACCCTAGTTACGTGATGAAGGCCTAGAGATGAAAAAGCAAATATGTTCAATTAAAGTTTGTGGTATCCTTGATAGTATAgttttattttataagaagaaGGCCTAACTCCTGGGTAATATATTATATACTGGGTAATGTTGTATATTGTTGGGTAATATATTATTTACTCTACTCTGTGAAATATACTATAGAAAATAGATACATTAACATTTACATAAAAGGCATAACAGAGCTGCTCCATCCATTCCTCTGACATTGTCTCTGACAACATTCTCACATCTCTTGGCCCATGGCAAAGGAGGTTTACCTATTAAATGAT
This genomic window from Ahaetulla prasina isolate Xishuangbanna chromosome 2, ASM2864084v1, whole genome shotgun sequence contains:
- the LOC131193309 gene encoding EMI domain-containing protein 1-like, encoding MKIVILLAWLLAITVPFEARPREIESNERWPFPFHPSPPTLGNPPQNQPLNSGFCYPKEIVYPLIMAVIELARNAAARPPSPPGPLGPPRPPGFPKLPGPPRFPGFPGPPGPPRPQRPQRPQVPEGPMGPVWPMGPEGHPGLIPPESPPQPINPESFPWPMSPDSHHQDMNSEGPMGPDSHYQDMSPEGPVGPKDHDSHPHDMSPEDPMEPMNSEHHPQGMWPHVESV